A window of Paenibacillus polygoni contains these coding sequences:
- the hisJ gene encoding histidinol-phosphatase HisJ, translating into MLIDYHTHHARCGHAVGDLESYVTQAVKLGYNEIGLSDHMPLLHVNPAEYYPEMAMPIEELPRYIEECLYLRDKYKNDIEVRVGLEGDYIEGYEKEIEEIISAYPFDYVIGSVHFLKEWDITDHRQVHHWEGKDVLEVYELYYDAVQKAAKSGLYDFLGHIDAIKRFTYKPKQEEQEAWYALERETLEVIAECGIPIELNASGLSKPCAEMFPSERMLKQAYQLGIPVTVGSDAHDPLKVGENVDRARNILKEIGYTELATFKERKRFMVSL; encoded by the coding sequence ATGTTAATTGATTATCATACCCATCATGCCAGATGCGGACATGCGGTAGGAGACCTGGAGTCATATGTTACACAGGCCGTCAAACTTGGATACAATGAGATTGGTTTGTCAGATCATATGCCTCTACTCCACGTTAATCCAGCTGAGTATTATCCTGAGATGGCGATGCCTATAGAAGAGCTGCCAAGATACATTGAGGAATGTCTTTATCTAAGAGATAAGTATAAGAATGACATTGAGGTACGTGTTGGTCTCGAAGGAGACTACATTGAAGGTTATGAAAAAGAGATCGAAGAGATCATCTCAGCCTATCCTTTTGACTATGTCATTGGATCTGTTCACTTTCTGAAAGAATGGGATATTACCGATCACAGACAGGTCCACCACTGGGAAGGAAAAGATGTGCTCGAAGTTTACGAATTGTATTACGATGCTGTTCAAAAAGCCGCAAAAAGCGGACTCTATGATTTTCTTGGACACATTGATGCGATCAAACGATTTACATATAAGCCTAAGCAAGAAGAGCAGGAAGCTTGGTATGCGCTAGAACGCGAAACCCTAGAGGTAATTGCTGAATGCGGAATTCCAATTGAGCTGAATGCCTCAGGCTTATCGAAGCCGTGTGCGGAAATGTTTCCTAGTGAGCGCATGTTAAAGCAGGCCTATCAGCTGGGGATACCGGTAACGGTTGGTTCGGATGCCCATGATCCGTTGAAAGTAGGAGAGAATGTAGATCGTGCCAGGAACATTTTAAAAGAGATTGGGTATACCGAACTTGCTACCTTTAAAGAGAGAAAGCGCTTTATGGTCTCTTTGTAA
- the rapZ gene encoding RNase adapter RapZ produces the protein MFEGEKSPAGGATLIIITGMSGAGKTIAVQSLEDLGFFCVDNLPPVLIPKFAELIVQSNGKIGKVALVIDLRGREFFTALSESLNYIKDQFTIHCEIMFLDAQDSVLVQRYKESRRRHPLAPEGMPLDGIRLERKMLEELKNSATQVLDTSSMKPAQLKEKIISRFSHLESHMLSVNVTSFGFKYGIPIDADLVFDVRFLPNPHYIEHLRPNTGQNSDVYEYVMKWPETQAFLTKLLDMLHFLIPQYRKEGKSQVIIGIGCTGGKHRSVAIAEYLGKMLGASETESVVVSHRDADRDRGNH, from the coding sequence ATGTTTGAAGGTGAAAAATCACCAGCAGGTGGAGCAACCCTTATTATCATTACAGGGATGTCAGGTGCAGGAAAGACCATTGCGGTTCAGAGTCTGGAAGATCTAGGTTTTTTCTGTGTTGATAATTTGCCTCCCGTTCTTATTCCTAAGTTTGCAGAACTTATTGTTCAATCGAATGGTAAAATTGGTAAGGTGGCACTTGTCATAGATTTACGGGGACGAGAGTTTTTCACTGCCCTGTCTGAATCTTTGAATTATATTAAGGATCAATTTACGATTCACTGTGAAATTATGTTCCTTGATGCTCAAGACAGTGTTCTTGTGCAGCGATATAAAGAAAGCCGGCGGAGACATCCGCTTGCACCAGAGGGTATGCCGCTTGATGGTATAAGACTGGAACGCAAAATGTTAGAAGAACTTAAAAATTCTGCTACACAGGTGCTCGATACCAGCAGCATGAAGCCTGCGCAGCTGAAAGAAAAAATTATTTCAAGGTTCTCTCATTTAGAGAGTCATATGTTGTCCGTAAATGTTACTTCCTTTGGTTTCAAATACGGTATTCCTATTGATGCTGATTTGGTATTTGATGTTCGTTTTCTGCCAAATCCACATTACATCGAACATCTGCGTCCGAATACAGGACAGAATAGTGATGTATACGAATATGTAATGAAGTGGCCAGAAACACAGGCGTTTTTAACAAAACTGCTTGATATGCTTCATTTCCTTATTCCTCAGTACCGGAAAGAAGGTAAAAGCCAGGTCATTATCGGCATTGGATGTACAGGCGGTAAGCACCGGTCCGTTGCAATTGCTGAGTATTTAGGTAAAATGCTTGGCGCGAGTGAGACTGAATCTGTGGTAGTGAGCCATAGAGATGCAGATCGCGATCGCGGAAATCACTAA
- the hisH gene encoding imidazole glycerol phosphate synthase subunit HisH has protein sequence MTIAIVDYGMGNLHSVSKAIERLGYEAQVTGKREEIMEASGVVLPGVGAFGDAMQHLRETELDKVMREVQEKEVPLLGICLGMQLLFSSSEEHGRHEGLNIIPGRVVRFEDRSSYKVPHMGWNELQFIQQDNPLFQDLTEGHVYFVHSYHVEPEDNADLLAVTDYGFPVTAIAGRGSVYGMQFHPEKSGELGMQLLKNFLKLAESSN, from the coding sequence ATGACCATTGCCATTGTCGACTATGGGATGGGAAATCTTCATAGTGTAAGCAAGGCGATCGAACGGCTTGGCTATGAAGCACAAGTAACGGGTAAGAGAGAAGAAATTATGGAAGCATCGGGTGTGGTATTACCAGGAGTAGGAGCTTTCGGCGATGCTATGCAGCACCTAAGAGAAACGGAGCTTGATAAAGTGATGCGAGAGGTCCAGGAGAAAGAGGTTCCGCTCCTTGGCATATGTCTTGGCATGCAGCTGTTATTTAGCAGCAGTGAGGAACATGGGCGTCATGAAGGGCTGAATATTATACCGGGGCGGGTAGTACGGTTTGAAGACCGTTCTTCATACAAAGTGCCGCATATGGGTTGGAATGAGCTTCAGTTTATACAGCAAGACAATCCACTATTTCAGGATCTGACGGAAGGTCACGTCTATTTTGTGCACTCCTATCATGTCGAACCAGAGGATAATGCGGACCTGCTTGCGGTAACTGATTATGGATTTCCTGTTACAGCAATTGCCGGCAGAGGTTCAGTATATGGAATGCAGTTTCATCCAGAGAAGAGCGGAGAGCTCGGTATGCAGCTTCTGAAGAACTTTTTAAAACTAGCGGAGTCTAGTAATTAA
- the hisA gene encoding 1-(5-phosphoribosyl)-5-[(5-phosphoribosylamino)methylideneamino]imidazole-4-carboxamide isomerase, protein MTAFMIYPAIDIRGGKCVRLVQGDYNQETVYHDSPVEAAKAWEDQGGSFIHLVDLDGAKAGSPVNIEVIGQIASAVQVPVQVGGGIRKIEDVKKLLDLGVARLILGTAAIEDRQFTEQVLGTYGDKVAIGIDARNGYVATRGWLETSEVKAEILAKELAIYGAQTFIFTDISRDGMMQGPNVEAIVALAAASGQKVIASGGVSTMEDLVKLHRHREDGVSGAIIGKALYTGAIDLRQAVETVENRGVTDLK, encoded by the coding sequence ATGACAGCATTCATGATTTACCCGGCAATTGATATTAGAGGCGGAAAATGTGTACGCCTTGTTCAGGGGGATTACAACCAGGAAACCGTGTATCATGACAGTCCTGTAGAGGCAGCAAAAGCTTGGGAAGATCAAGGCGGGTCGTTCATCCATTTAGTGGATCTCGATGGAGCTAAAGCAGGGTCGCCCGTTAACATCGAAGTCATCGGACAGATTGCATCGGCGGTTCAAGTACCTGTTCAGGTAGGCGGGGGAATTCGCAAAATAGAGGACGTTAAGAAACTGCTCGATCTGGGCGTTGCAAGACTCATTCTAGGCACTGCAGCTATTGAGGATCGGCAGTTTACGGAGCAAGTGCTTGGTACATATGGTGATAAAGTAGCCATTGGTATTGATGCGAGAAATGGTTATGTGGCAACTCGCGGCTGGCTCGAGACATCAGAAGTGAAAGCAGAGATCCTTGCAAAAGAACTTGCCATTTACGGAGCGCAGACTTTTATTTTCACGGATATTTCGAGAGACGGCATGATGCAAGGACCTAATGTGGAGGCCATTGTTGCACTAGCGGCAGCTAGCGGCCAAAAGGTCATTGCTTCTGGCGGTGTAAGCACGATGGAGGATCTTGTAAAACTGCACAGACACCGGGAAGATGGGGTAAGCGGAGCAATTATCGGTAAAGCATTATACACAGGAGCGATTGACCTAAGACAGGCGGTTGAAACTGTAGAGAATAGGGGCGTTACTGATTTGAAATAA
- the hisIE gene encoding bifunctional phosphoribosyl-AMP cyclohydrolase/phosphoribosyl-ATP diphosphatase HisIE, whose product MSNQLKDQLSLGQVTEYIRWNDQGLVPAVIQDADSRAVLMLAYMNQESLKKSLTTGETWFWSRSRNELWHKGATSGNVQSIVSVKYDCDGDTLLFLVKPKGPACHTGETTCFYREIHGVHTGEAESKPSIYTSHRFDVLAELESVIAERERDRPEGAYTTYLFDKGVDKILKKIGEEASETIIAAKNKDNEELKLEVSDLIYHLLVLLQERKLPLDQVLKELSLRHERPRRD is encoded by the coding sequence ATGAGCAATCAATTAAAAGATCAGCTATCACTGGGACAGGTAACCGAATATATCAGGTGGAATGATCAAGGGCTCGTCCCTGCCGTAATCCAAGATGCTGATTCTAGGGCCGTTTTGATGCTGGCCTATATGAATCAGGAATCCCTGAAAAAATCTTTAACTACGGGAGAAACTTGGTTCTGGTCACGTTCGAGAAATGAACTCTGGCATAAGGGAGCTACCTCTGGGAACGTACAATCCATTGTTTCTGTAAAATACGACTGTGATGGCGATACCCTATTGTTTTTGGTTAAACCGAAGGGTCCGGCGTGCCATACAGGTGAAACGACTTGTTTCTACCGTGAGATTCATGGTGTTCATACAGGGGAAGCGGAAAGTAAGCCTTCTATATACACAAGTCATCGCTTTGATGTGCTCGCAGAGCTTGAGTCGGTGATTGCCGAACGTGAAAGAGACCGCCCTGAAGGTGCATATACCACGTACCTGTTCGACAAAGGGGTAGACAAGATTTTGAAAAAAATTGGTGAAGAAGCATCAGAGACGATTATTGCAGCAAAGAACAAAGATAATGAGGAACTGAAGCTTGAGGTTAGTGACTTGATCTATCATTTGTTGGTTTTGTTGCAAGAACGCAAACTACCTTTGGACCAAGTGTTAAAAGAACTCAGTCTGCGTCACGAGCGTCCGCGCCGCGATTAG
- a CDS encoding ribose-phosphate diphosphokinase, producing MQHSLRIFSGSSNPQLVQNICQKLGVEQGKIKISRFKSGEIYVHYEETIRNCDVFLVQSLSRPINELLVELLVMIDAAKRASARTVNIILPYYGYARQERKSAPREPISAKLLADVLTTAGANRIVTIDLHAAAIQGFFNIPVDHLTALDLISDYLKSKNIDKPVIVSPDAGRASMAEKLASRLDSPFAIMIKKRPAHNESVITHVIGDVDGRTPIIIEDLIDTGTTIVNVVEGLKERNAYPAIVCATHGLFSGSALEKLSHPHIEEVIVTDSIELPPSGPPCFTVLSVAPMLARAIRIILDGGSIATLFKDAGI from the coding sequence ATGCAGCACTCTCTCCGTATTTTTTCGGGATCATCCAATCCTCAACTGGTACAAAATATATGCCAGAAGTTAGGGGTAGAGCAGGGTAAAATCAAAATATCCCGCTTCAAGAGCGGGGAGATTTACGTGCACTATGAGGAAACGATTCGGAATTGTGATGTTTTTCTTGTGCAGTCTTTATCAAGACCAATCAATGAGTTACTAGTTGAACTGCTTGTCATGATTGATGCAGCTAAACGTGCTTCTGCCCGAACAGTCAATATTATCCTGCCTTATTACGGTTATGCGAGACAGGAGAGAAAGTCTGCTCCAAGAGAGCCCATTTCTGCAAAGTTGCTGGCTGATGTACTCACAACAGCAGGAGCAAACCGGATTGTAACCATTGATCTTCATGCAGCTGCAATTCAAGGTTTTTTTAATATCCCGGTTGATCATCTTACTGCGCTGGATTTAATTAGTGATTATCTTAAAAGCAAAAACATTGATAAACCTGTCATTGTATCGCCTGATGCGGGAAGAGCATCGATGGCAGAGAAACTGGCAAGCAGGCTCGATTCCCCGTTTGCAATCATGATTAAGAAGCGTCCAGCTCATAATGAGTCTGTCATTACTCATGTGATCGGGGATGTCGACGGCAGAACTCCTATTATTATTGAAGATTTAATTGATACAGGAACGACGATTGTTAACGTAGTGGAAGGGCTTAAAGAGAGAAATGCATATCCAGCGATTGTTTGCGCAACGCATGGACTTTTTTCAGGATCGGCACTAGAAAAACTCTCTCACCCACATATTGAGGAAGTGATTGTCACGGATTCTATTGAACTTCCGCCTTCGGGTCCACCTTGTTTTACCGTCTTATCGGTTGCTCCTATGCTGGCAAGGGCAATCCGTATCATTTTGGATGGCGGTTCTATTGCTACATTATTCAAAGATGCAGGTATCTAA
- a CDS encoding tetratricopeptide repeat protein, whose protein sequence is MKGKPQRTDRSLVNVVPIQLDASFFFERAVRSLDRNHYDKALKYFSKAAEYEPENPVNHCNVAGILSEMGDYARSNEILNHVLTEVDPSMMECYFYMANNYANMEQFEAAEEAIVTYLEEDEQGQFLDEAEEMLDLLFYELGRKAPVRRIKAREGIAEHDYARSLLEEGKFAQAAEMLESITRDQPDFTAARNNLALAYYYMGRFAKAKDTIFELLAMEPGNLHGLCNLAIFYQNEGNKEQVEALIKQLQTLVPFEQEHVFKLGTTMGILGEHEAAYAHFRRLLKNKETASDPSLVHYAAVAACNTKRYKEAERLWGMVQALDPESEVPKFYISRLSARKEDQDFGTVSYHYHLPFEEQFRLWEKYGASIPEDIKNDPLIRSSFFWALHHGDDTSKAQVISALRHIGDYEVYQALTDFLEQPAETTELKELAFSVLREIGEPEMLLKEQSQNSNLRSADSSSAGEELFIPDKQHNEAAGPSQYEQLDDKQQAVLNKVLEKMDQQPDILRKGVQYLWADYLKQVAPELPSISLIEGWSAALEYLTVKSAGKEVTYKEVAGHYGISASTVSRYAKQIDLVCNSTHLLKPVFGSLSEKL, encoded by the coding sequence ATGAAGGGCAAACCGCAGCGGACTGATCGCTCTCTTGTCAATGTTGTACCGATTCAACTGGACGCTTCTTTTTTCTTTGAAAGAGCTGTCCGCTCGCTGGATCGCAATCATTATGACAAGGCATTAAAATATTTTAGTAAAGCAGCTGAATATGAACCGGAAAACCCGGTCAATCATTGTAATGTGGCAGGTATTCTGTCCGAGATGGGAGATTATGCCCGCTCTAATGAAATTTTGAACCATGTGCTCACTGAAGTCGATCCCTCCATGATGGAGTGTTATTTCTATATGGCGAATAACTACGCGAACATGGAACAGTTTGAAGCCGCAGAAGAAGCAATTGTTACTTATTTGGAAGAGGATGAACAAGGGCAGTTTCTGGATGAGGCGGAAGAAATGTTAGATCTTCTGTTCTATGAACTGGGCCGGAAGGCTCCGGTGAGACGAATTAAAGCTAGAGAAGGGATCGCAGAGCATGATTATGCTCGCAGCCTGCTGGAGGAAGGGAAGTTTGCTCAGGCAGCAGAAATGCTGGAGAGTATTACAAGAGATCAGCCTGATTTCACAGCTGCACGCAATAATCTTGCCTTAGCCTATTACTATATGGGAAGATTCGCAAAAGCGAAGGATACCATCTTTGAATTGTTAGCAATGGAGCCGGGCAATCTGCACGGTCTATGTAATCTTGCTATTTTCTATCAAAATGAAGGTAATAAAGAACAGGTAGAAGCACTGATAAAGCAACTGCAGACTCTCGTTCCTTTCGAGCAAGAGCATGTCTTTAAATTAGGAACGACGATGGGTATTCTGGGAGAACATGAAGCAGCGTATGCTCACTTCCGCAGACTACTTAAGAATAAAGAAACTGCAAGCGACCCTTCGCTTGTTCATTATGCTGCAGTGGCAGCATGTAATACGAAGAGATACAAAGAAGCCGAGCGGCTATGGGGAATGGTGCAGGCACTCGATCCTGAATCAGAGGTCCCTAAGTTTTATATTTCCAGGCTGTCAGCACGGAAGGAAGATCAAGATTTTGGAACGGTAAGTTACCATTATCATTTGCCGTTTGAGGAACAATTTCGACTGTGGGAAAAATACGGGGCGAGTATTCCAGAAGATATCAAGAATGATCCACTCATTCGTTCTTCTTTCTTCTGGGCGCTGCATCATGGTGATGATACGAGTAAAGCCCAAGTCATCAGTGCACTGCGTCATATTGGTGACTATGAAGTATACCAGGCACTTACTGATTTCCTAGAACAACCAGCTGAGACTACGGAGCTCAAAGAGCTGGCTTTTTCCGTACTGCGTGAGATCGGGGAACCGGAGATGCTTTTGAAGGAGCAGAGTCAGAATAGCAATTTACGTTCTGCCGATTCTAGTTCAGCAGGTGAAGAGTTATTTATACCGGATAAGCAACATAATGAAGCAGCAGGGCCATCCCAATACGAGCAGCTGGATGATAAACAACAAGCGGTCTTAAATAAAGTGCTCGAGAAGATGGACCAGCAACCTGATATTTTGCGTAAGGGAGTTCAGTATTTATGGGCAGACTATTTGAAGCAAGTTGCTCCAGAATTGCCATCGATCTCTCTCATTGAAGGATGGTCCGCTGCACTCGAATATCTCACTGTCAAATCAGCAGGCAAGGAAGTTACCTATAAGGAAGTGGCTGGCCATTATGGCATTTCAGCTTCCACGGTAAGCAGGTACGCTAAGCAAATTGATCTAGTGTGTAATTCTACACATTTGTTAAAGCCCGTATTTGGGTCTTTATCGGAGAAGCTGTAG
- a CDS encoding ROK family glucokinase, with translation MSENVYVGVDLGGTAIKVGICNEQGVLLHTYEGPTEVSKGVDTVISNIEKYVRHIVEESPYSWEQLAGVGAGVAGFTNVREGVIVLAPNVGFKDVPIRSILEDRLGKLVKIDNDANVAALGEAWAGSGNGVENCVCYTLGTGVGGGIIIDGKIYQGFSGMAGEIGHTNVVPDLEAIQCGCGKMGCLETVSSATGIIRMANDAVERGDHTSLQSVDTIMAKDVFDAAKAGDEVALRIVHRAAYYLGKSLASVAAVLNPEMFIIGGGVSKAGDILFDEVRSVFASLAPEPLQKGVTIVPATLGNDAGIVGAAGLFIRS, from the coding sequence ATGTCTGAAAATGTCTACGTTGGAGTGGATTTAGGCGGTACGGCAATCAAAGTTGGGATCTGCAATGAGCAAGGAGTACTTCTGCATACATATGAAGGTCCGACAGAAGTGAGTAAGGGCGTTGATACTGTCATTTCAAACATCGAGAAATATGTCCGTCATATTGTGGAAGAATCACCATACAGTTGGGAGCAACTTGCAGGAGTCGGAGCAGGTGTAGCCGGATTCACTAATGTGCGAGAGGGAGTAATCGTACTCGCGCCTAACGTAGGTTTTAAAGATGTACCGATTCGTTCGATACTCGAAGATAGGCTGGGAAAGCTCGTTAAGATAGATAATGATGCGAATGTTGCGGCTCTTGGAGAAGCGTGGGCTGGATCAGGTAACGGAGTTGAAAACTGTGTCTGCTATACGCTAGGTACGGGTGTCGGCGGTGGAATTATTATTGATGGTAAGATTTATCAAGGGTTCTCAGGAATGGCTGGCGAGATTGGACACACAAATGTAGTACCGGATCTAGAAGCGATTCAATGCGGATGCGGGAAAATGGGATGTCTGGAAACGGTTTCCTCAGCTACAGGAATTATACGTATGGCAAATGATGCAGTAGAACGTGGAGATCATACTTCACTTCAATCCGTAGATACCATTATGGCAAAAGATGTATTTGATGCGGCGAAAGCAGGAGATGAGGTAGCACTGCGTATTGTTCATCGTGCAGCTTATTATCTTGGAAAATCACTGGCATCGGTTGCGGCTGTATTAAATCCTGAGATGTTTATCATTGGCGGAGGGGTTTCTAAAGCAGGTGATATTCTGTTTGATGAAGTGCGCAGCGTGTTTGCAAGTCTTGCACCCGAGCCTCTTCAAAAAGGGGTAACCATTGTACCGGCAACCCTGGGAAATGATGCTGGTATTGTAGGCGCAGCTGGATTATTCATTCGTTCCTAA
- the hisB gene encoding imidazoleglycerol-phosphate dehydratase HisB has product MANDAQQFLNDGRGAKVSRRTNETDIQLSLGVDGSGRTEIETDVPFLNHMLDLFTKHGQFDLQVKAKGDIEIDDHHTVEDIGICLGQTLLEALGDKKGIKRYASVFVPMDEALAQVVIDISNRPHFEYRADYPSQQVGSFSTELVQEFLWKFALEARITLHVIVHYGQNTHHMIEAIFKALGRAIDEATLVDPRVTGVPSTKGVL; this is encoded by the coding sequence ATGGCAAATGATGCACAGCAATTTCTTAATGATGGACGCGGGGCGAAAGTCAGCCGGAGAACGAATGAAACGGATATTCAGCTTAGTCTTGGTGTAGATGGAAGCGGTCGTACTGAGATCGAGACCGACGTTCCTTTTTTAAATCATATGCTTGATCTGTTTACGAAACATGGACAATTCGACCTTCAGGTAAAGGCGAAAGGTGACATAGAAATAGATGATCATCACACGGTTGAGGATATCGGAATTTGTCTTGGCCAGACACTTCTAGAAGCTTTGGGTGACAAAAAAGGGATCAAACGTTATGCAAGTGTATTTGTTCCTATGGATGAAGCATTGGCACAGGTCGTCATTGATATCAGCAACCGGCCTCACTTTGAATACCGGGCTGATTATCCGTCTCAGCAGGTAGGAAGCTTCTCGACGGAACTTGTCCAAGAGTTCTTATGGAAATTCGCACTGGAAGCGCGTATTACGCTGCACGTGATTGTTCACTACGGACAAAACACACACCATATGATCGAGGCTATTTTTAAAGCGCTCGGCAGAGCAATCGATGAAGCAACACTCGTTGACCCGCGTGTTACGGGAGTTCCATCTACGAAGGGAGTGCTCTAG
- the hisF gene encoding imidazole glycerol phosphate synthase subunit HisF translates to MLAKRIIPCLDVKDGRVVKGVNFVNLRDAGDPVELAALYDREGADEIVFLDISASVEGRQTMVEVVRQTAGEIAIPFTVGGGIKHVDDMKTILRAGADKIGINTAAVLNPSLIKEGALRFGSQCIVLAVDAKWNDEFGEWEVYTHGGRKPTGIRTLEWVKQAEKLGAGELLLTSMDADGTKNGFDIRLTSAVSDAVGIPVIASGGAGKEDDFEEVFTAGKADAGLAATIFHYKEIAIPHLKQHLKAKGVEIR, encoded by the coding sequence ATGCTAGCTAAACGAATTATTCCTTGCCTTGATGTAAAGGACGGCAGAGTGGTCAAAGGTGTGAATTTCGTAAATCTGCGTGACGCGGGAGACCCCGTAGAGCTGGCTGCCTTGTATGATCGTGAAGGTGCGGACGAGATTGTGTTTCTTGATATATCAGCATCTGTAGAAGGACGACAGACAATGGTAGAAGTTGTACGTCAGACGGCTGGTGAGATTGCAATCCCTTTTACGGTAGGCGGGGGCATTAAGCATGTTGATGATATGAAGACAATCCTTCGTGCAGGTGCCGATAAAATCGGAATCAATACAGCGGCTGTTCTGAATCCATCTTTAATTAAAGAAGGTGCGCTCAGGTTTGGCTCGCAATGCATCGTGCTTGCTGTAGATGCCAAATGGAATGATGAATTTGGTGAATGGGAAGTGTACACACACGGCGGCCGTAAGCCTACTGGGATTAGGACACTTGAGTGGGTGAAGCAGGCAGAGAAGCTCGGAGCAGGTGAACTGCTGCTTACAAGTATGGATGCCGATGGAACAAAGAATGGTTTTGATATTCGTCTGACGTCCGCTGTTAGTGATGCAGTAGGCATTCCCGTGATCGCTTCGGGAGGAGCAGGGAAAGAGGATGATTTTGAGGAAGTGTTTACAGCAGGAAAAGCGGATGCAGGACTTGCTGCAACGATTTTTCACTATAAAGAAATTGCAATTCCTCATCTAAAACAACATTTGAAAGCCAAAGGGGTGGAGATTCGATGA
- the trxB gene encoding thioredoxin-disulfide reductase, protein MTHYKSVIIGTGPAGLTSAIYLARANMDPLVIEGMEPGGQLTTTTEVENFPGFPEGILGPELMDNMRKQAERFGAQFKNGWVDSIDLAERPFRIKVEGQEEITADSVIISTGASAKYLGIPGEKENVGRGVSTCATCDGFFFRNKKIVVVGGGDSAMEEANFLTRFASSVTIVHRRDQLRASKIMQDRAKGNEKIKWALNRSPLEVIADDQGVKGLKVHNNETGQDELVEADGVFIAIGHTPNTAFLQNQITLDAGGYIACNPGTTETNIPGVFACGDVQDTKYRQAITAAGSGCMAAMDCEKYLEGSMAHDWSETLNNEQ, encoded by the coding sequence ATGACTCATTATAAATCCGTTATTATTGGCACAGGTCCGGCGGGACTTACTTCTGCAATATACTTGGCACGGGCTAACATGGATCCGCTCGTTATTGAAGGCATGGAGCCAGGAGGCCAGCTTACAACAACAACAGAAGTTGAAAATTTCCCTGGATTCCCTGAAGGGATTCTTGGTCCAGAGCTCATGGACAATATGCGTAAACAAGCAGAACGCTTTGGAGCTCAGTTCAAAAATGGCTGGGTAGACAGCATTGATCTTGCTGAGCGTCCTTTCCGCATTAAAGTAGAAGGCCAAGAGGAAATCACCGCAGATTCCGTTATTATTTCTACCGGAGCTTCTGCTAAATATTTAGGAATCCCAGGCGAAAAAGAAAATGTAGGGCGCGGCGTGAGCACTTGCGCAACCTGTGATGGTTTCTTTTTCCGCAACAAAAAGATTGTTGTTGTTGGCGGGGGCGACTCTGCTATGGAGGAGGCAAACTTCTTGACCAGGTTTGCTTCAAGCGTAACTATCGTACATCGCCGCGATCAATTGCGGGCCTCCAAAATCATGCAGGACCGTGCGAAAGGTAACGAAAAAATAAAATGGGCTTTAAATCGTTCCCCTCTTGAAGTCATTGCTGACGATCAGGGAGTAAAAGGCCTTAAAGTTCATAATAATGAAACAGGGCAGGATGAGCTGGTGGAAGCAGACGGCGTATTTATTGCGATCGGGCATACACCGAATACAGCCTTTTTGCAGAATCAAATCACACTGGACGCAGGTGGATATATTGCTTGTAATCCAGGAACTACAGAAACGAATATCCCTGGTGTTTTTGCTTGTGGTGATGTGCAGGATACGAAATATCGTCAAGCCATAACAGCAGCAGGATCGGGTTGTATGGCTGCTATGGATTGTGAGAAGTACCTTGAGGGCAGCATGGCTCATGACTGGAGCGAAACATTGAACAACGAACAATAA